The genomic window AGGCTTAATCGTAAATCTATCAAATGGAATTGTGCCCTTAGAAGATGCTGTTATCGGCGCCATTGCCGGCTACACTAGCCTTTTTGCTATTTTTTGGCTGTTCAAATTAGCTACCGGTAAAGAAGGCATGGGCTTTGGTGATTTTAAGCTGTTTGCACTCTTTGGTGCTTGGCTAGGTTGGCAATTATTACCCTTACTTATTTTAATGGCATCAGTAGTCGGTGCCATTATCGGCATCAGTTTAATGCTTTTTACAAGTCATCAAAAAGATCAGGCGATTCCTTTTGGCCCTTACCTTGCGATCGCAGGTTGGATCACACTTTTATGGGGTGAAAATATATGGTCTTGGTATTTAGCCCAAGTGCTTTAGCCGAATGAAAATGACTATAGCAAAAAAGATCGTTATTGGTTTAACCGGCGGTATTGGTTGTGGCAAAACAACCGTTGCTAATTTTTTTTCCGACTTAGGTATCGATATTATTGATGCCGACATCGCGGCAAGAAAAGTTGTCGCACCGAACAGCAGCGCATTACTGCAAATATCTCAGCATTTTGGCAAGACGTTTATTATGCCAGACGGCAGTCTTAATCGGGCCTTATTACGCAGTCAAATATTCAGTAATGAAGCAGACAAACAATGGCTTAATAACTTACTTCACCCGTTAATAAGACAAACTATGCTCGAAGAGATCCAGCAAAGTCAGTCACCCTATTGCTTGCTTGTCGCCCCTCTACTTATCGAGAACAACTTACAGAGTTTAGTTGCACGCATTTTAGTAATTGATATCAGCGAATCAGCACAAGTTAAGCGTGCGGTATTGCGTGATCCTAGCTCATCAGATGAAATAAAGCGTATTATTGCCAGTCAAATATCAAGGGAAGATCGCTTAAAACATGCCGATGATATTATTGATAACTCCAGTTCTGACTTGAGCCTGATAAAAGCGAGTGTCATTAAGCTCGACCAAAAATATCGAAATTTAGCAACGAGTTAGTAAAATTGTACAAATTTTACTATTTTTAGCAAAAAAATTCGCCATTTCTGTTGGGTGTCGTTAGTATGGAAAGCTAAACACTCAGCTTTATTGATGACATCAGGTTAATGACTAAAATTTTATATGAACATCCGCTTAACGAACGGATCCGTAACTACCTTAAACTTGAACATTTATTTGCTCAGGCACAAGATTGTCTGCAGCGTAAAATTTCAGTCAGCCATCAAGTTTTCTTTAACGCCTTATTTGCCATTATTGATACCTTAGAACGAAATGATGTTCGCGGTGACTTAATTAAAGATCTTGAAAAACTAGAACAAAATTTAGTGATCTGGTCACAAGCGCCTGAAATAGATGACAGTATCTTAGCTGAAAATCTACAACAAACTGTTGAGCTTATTTGTCTATTAAAACCAAATACTCCTGTGTGGGCACAACTCAAACACGACAAGTTTCTGGCGACCTTAAAACAACGCTTTGCCATGCAGGGTGGTAGCTCAAGTTTCGATTTACCACAATTACAGTTTTGGTTACATCAAGACAGTGAGATTCTTGCTAAAGATGTCCAAGGCTGGCTTGCCCTACTTGAACAAGTTAAAAGCGCTTTAGATATGATATTAAAGTTTATTCGCCAACGGGCTGAATTCAAACAGATAGATACCGAGAGTGGTTTTTACCAAGATAATGGTGAAGGTATTTTATTACTTCGTATTAAAGTCGACCAAAAATCACCTTATTACCCAACGGTAAGTGGCAATCGTCTGCGTTATTCTATTCGCTTTATGTCTCTTTGTGATGAAACCGGACGTAAGTATTCAAATAAGGCCACTTCATTTCAATTAGCTCGCTGTTAGCATTGCCTTAATTAATTTCACAAATACCCTTTATCCATTCAATATGCAGGTTTCATCTTGGAGTAGGAAGGGTATAATCCCACCACTAAGTATTTAATTACAAGCACCAACTATGACCTTAAAAGTATCTTGTCCAACGTGTCAAAAAGAAGTTATTTGGCAACCAGAGAGTCAGTTTCGCCCTTTTTGCTGCAAACGTTGCCAGTTAATTGACATTGGTGAATGGGCTGATGAAGGACATAAAATCAGCCAGCCATTACAAGGTGATATTCAGCTAACCGAAGAAATGCTTGACGCACTCGAAGGTGAGTTCTTACAAAGTAATAAGTTTTTTGTTGAACCAGAATAGTATTAATTGTTCATCAGCAGTTTTTCAACAATCGCAACATTAGCGGCGGGAAAGTCACATTGGCTTAATTGCGCTAATGTGAACCAAGCTGATTGCTGCCCTTCTTGGGCAATAGGTTCATGTTGGAAGTTATCAACCACATAAACGTCTAATAGCACCTTTTTATCGCCATAATCATGGCTAACTTCAATGAGCGGGTAGCAAGAGAGAACATCTATTGCTACTTCCTCTTGAAGCTCTCTGTGCAAAGCCTGAGCAACTGTTTCATCTTTTTCCACCTTACCACCAGGAAACTCCCATTTCCCGCCTTGATGCGCATTATCGAGGCGCTTGGTAAGAAAGTACAGCTCTTCTCGCATGATAACACCGACAGCTACATGTACTACTTTTTGCATAACTCTTTCCTAAAGCTTTAAATCAATCAATGATTTCGTTGTTAACGTAAAAGACGAACCTAGCTTAAACAACAAAACATCTAATAATATCCGACGCATAATTATACATAACCATGCATTGCCATGTCTGTGAAAACGACATTGTTCGAATGAATTTAGCTAATGATAATTCGTCTGTAACAAAAATTATAACTGAACACTGCAATAATAATCGTCATTAGCATTGCGCACATAAAAAACGCCAGTTAATAACTGGCGTTTTTTTCAAACATCTTAATAAATAACGATTAGGTTAATTTACCATGACATTGCTTATATTTCTTACCTGAACCACATGGACAAGCTTCATTACGACCCACTCGTTGTATTTCTGGCTTTGTCTCTGTACTGCTAGCAGATTCGTGAGTATATTCTTTTGGAATAGCTTCAGCTTTACGATGTTGCTCTTCAACAGCTTCAACATCAGACTCAGCACGAATTTTTACCTTGCTAAGAATACTGATAACGTCATATTTCAGGGTCTCAAGTAATTCACCAAATAACTCAAAAGATTCACGCTTAAACTCTTGCTTAGGATTTTTCTGAGCATAGCCACGTAAATGTATACCTTGACGTAGATGATCCATCGCCGCTAAATGTTCTTTCCAATGAGAGTCTAAGCTTTGTAACATAACAGCTTTTTCAAATTGACGAATAACATCGGCACCAGCTTGCTCTTCTTTCTCGGTATAGTTAGCTTCAACTTCTGCTAATAGTTTTTCGCGTAAAGTTTCTTCATGCAATTTAGTATCTTCTTCAAGCCACTTTGCAATAGGGAACTCTAAAGATAGTTCGCCCTTAAAGCGCTCTTCTAAACCAGAGATATCCCACATTTCTTCCATAGATTGCTGAGGAATATGCTGATTTATAATACCAGTTACTACATCTGTACGAATATTTTTAATAACATCAGCAATATCAGCTTCGTCCATTAACTCGTTACGTTGTTCATAAATAACTTGGCGTTGATCATTAGAAACATCATCGAACTCAAGCAGTTGTTTACGAATATCGAAGTTACGACCTTCAACTTTACGCTGAGCATTTTCGATGCTGCGAGTGACCCATGGATGTTCAATGGCTTCGCCGTGCTCCATGCCTAACTTGCGCATCATGTTTGAAATACGTTCTGAAGCAAAAATTCGCATCAGTGCATCTTCCATCGATAAGTAGAAGCGAGTTGAACCTGCATCACCTTGACGTCCTGAACGGCCGCGTAATTGATTATCAATACGACGAGACTCATGGCGTTCAGTGGCAACTATGTGTAAGCCACCTAATTCTAAGACTTTATTGTGCTGTATTATCCATTCTTCTTTCGCTTTAGCGATGCTTTCTTTGCTTTGGTCTTTTAATTTAGCAACAATCGCATCAAAGTTTCCGCCTAAGACGATATCGGTACCACGACCTGCCATGTTGGTTGCGATAGTTACTGCGCCAACTTTACCCGCATCTGCAACAATTTCTGCTTCTTGCTGGTGAAACTTAGCATTCAATACTTTGTGCTTAATTTTTGCTTTCTTTAAGAAGTCAGATAAGAACTCAGAGGTTTCTATACTAATCGTACCAACAAGCACAGGTTGTCCGCGTTCAACACAATCTTTAATATCTTCTAAAATCGCTTCAAACTTTTCATCAGCGGTTAAATAGATCAGATCAGCAAGATCTTTACGGATCATCGGTTGATTGGTTGGAATAACTACGGTTTCTAAACCATAAATATGATTAAACTCAAATGCTTCTGTGTCAGCAGTACCTGTCATTCCTGATAATTTTTCGTAGATACGGAAAAAATTCTGGAACGTTATCGAAGCTAAGGTTTGATTTTCGTTTTGAATATTCACCCCTTCTTTTGCTTCAACGGCTTGATGTAACCCTTCTGACCAACGACGGCCTTCCATCGTACGACCGGTATGTTCATCAACAATAACGATTTCGTCATCTTTAACAATATAATCGACATCTTTTTGGAAAAGCTTATGGGCACGTAATGCCGCCATAACATGATGCAATAAGGTAATATTGGTTGCTGAAAACAAAGAATCGCCGTCTTGAATGAGACCTTTCTCATTCATGATTTCTTCAATTCTTATTTGGCCATGCTCTGTTAGATAGATTTGCTTAGACTTTTCATCAATGGTGAAATCACCTTCAACAAAATCTTTAGATTGACCGGTATCTTTATCTTTGTCTTCTTCGTTTTGTAGTACCAACGTCGGCACAACAAGGTTAATTTGACGATAAAGTTCAGAGCTATCTTCGGCTTGACCCGAAATAATCAAAGGAGTTCTAGCTTCATCTATTAAAATTGAATCGACTTCATCAATAACAGCAAAATTCAATGGCTTTTGCGTACGCTCTTCTGGCGAAAAGGCCATATTGTCACGTAAGTAATCAAAACCAAATTCGTTGTTAGTACCATAGGTAATATCTGAATTATAAGCCGCTTGCTTCTCAGCTGATGCTAATCCGGCAATATTACAACCTACCGTCATATCTAGAAAATCAAATAATGGTCGACACCAGTCAGCATCACGTGTTGCTAGGTAATCATTCACCGTTATAACGTGAACACCCTTACCTGTTAATGCGTTGAGGTAAGAAGGAAGTGTCGCGGTTAACGTTTTACCTTCACCAGTGCGCATCTCCGCAATTTTACCATCGTTTAAGACCATGCCGCCGATCATTTGTACATCAAAGTGGCGCATACCAAAGACACGTTTACTGGCTTCACGTACAACAGCAAATGCTTCTGGTAGGATACTTGATAGAGATTCTTCTTTGGCTAAACGCTCTTTAAATTCTGCGGTTTTTGCTTTTAGTTCTTCGTCAGAAAGAGCTTCCATAACGGGCTCTAAGGCGTTTATTTTTAAAACTTCTTTATTCATTTGTTTAATTAATCGATCATTACGACTACCAAACATTTTCGTCATTAACTTTACAAACATCTTGTTAAACCATATTGATATTAGAAGAAATACTTCCGCTGAAAATAACGTGACCAACAAGGGTCACATAAATTGTTTTTATTTTGCTTTTCTATATACGAACTTAATTGGATCTATTTGTGCATTATTGCGTAAAATTTCGTAATGAACATGAGGTCCAGTCGAGCGCCCCGTGCTACCCATACGTGCAATAATTTGTCCTTTGCTAACCACATCTCCTACTTTAACGAGTAAATTTTTATTATGACCATAACGAGTTTTTAATCCCCTACCGTGATTAATCTCGATAAGTTGCCCGTAGCCGTACCGGTCACTTGCCCAAGAAACAACACCTGAAGCCGTTGCAATTATCGCAGCACCTTCTTTACCTGCGAAGTCTACACCTTTATGTATCGCTGCTTTACCACTAAATGGGTCTTTTCGTACACCGTAATATGAAGAGAGCCAACCACCAATCATTGGTCGACCAGACAAATAGCTGCTACTTTCTATATGGTGACCCAAAGTCAAAGATTCAAGCGTAGTCAGTTGATTTTCTTCGTGGTGCAAACTTTCTTCTAGTGTTGATATTTCAGTTAACAACTCTGCCAGTGGCTTTTTATAATGGTTTTCACTCTGCAGCATAGGACCACCTGATGGCGGTAATTGTTGAAAATTAAATTCATTTTCTGGAATTGATGCTTCACTTGCTAAACGGTCACCTAAAGCATTCAGTCGTAACACTTGGCTTTGCAACTCAGCGAGTTTCATCGTTAGTGCGGTTAATTGTGGTTCAGTTAATTGCTGAGGATCTATCTTAGCGGGTGAATTCAAAGCATAGGGTACAGCTTGTGGCACGTCATCAGCAGAAAAAATCAAATGAACAACAAAGCCTGATATTAGCGCAAATACAGTGATCGCAGACAACCAATGCAACTTATTCAGCGTCATTGAAAATCTAACGTTCTTTCCACGATATAGTAGTGTTAAACTCATAATTACTTAAATACTATTCCAAAGTAGAGTGGTTAATGGCACGCAAAACAAGAAAACCTTCAGATATGTCAGAGCTCTTTCAATCATCGAAAGGCACTTTGGCACAAATAGCAGCAAAAACCAACTCTTTAACTATCTTGTCTGACATTGTACGCCAAACTTGCCCTGACCTGCCAGCAGATGTCTGGCATATTGCCAATTTTAAGCAAAATTCTTTAGTAATTGAAGTCACATCTGCTGTTTGGAGCCAAAGACTACAGTTTGAACGGATGAATATTTGCCGTGAACTGGCCATTGCTACCGACAAGGCTTTTGATCAAATTGAAATTAAGGTATCGCCTTATCGCAATAAAGTCGTTTATCAATCTGAAGAAAAACCCGCGGAGCCATTACATATCTCACAAAACACCGCTAACCAATTATTGGCTATTGCTAAAAACGCGCCTGAGAGTTTACGTAAAAAATTAGAAAAATTGGCAAAACACGCTGACAAAAACGCCATATGATAATTTTGCCTAGATATGATTTATACCCTTTATCTTAAAATAAAAAACCAGTCATTTGACTGGTTTTTTTATTGAGTAACATTAGCAGTATCTTAATTAAAATGCGGCAGCCGTTACTTCTTGATATTGGATAGGAGACGGTGTTTCATCTTCGTAAGTCACCCATTCCCAACTTTCTTTTTGCTTAAAGACTTCTCTTAACAAGATATTATTTAAGCCATGTCCAGATTTAAAGGCATTTAACTCACCTAAAATACTGTGACCACACATATACAAGTCGCCAATCGCATCGAGTATTTTGTGTTTAACAAATTCATCGTCATAGCGTAATTCATCTTTATTAAGCATGCGGTATTCGTCAAGTACAATGGCATTTTCTAAACTGCCACCTAAAGCTAAATCGTGAGAGCGAAGAAATTCGATATCACTCATAAAGCCAAAAGTACGTGCTCGACTAATTTCTTTAATAAAAGAACAGCTAGATAAGTCCATGCTCATCGTCTGACATGTTTTAGAAATAACAGGATGTTCAAATTCAATAGCAAAATTAATTTTAAAACCATGGTAAGGCTTTAATTCTGCCCATTTGTCACCTTCTTCAACACGAACAGTTTTCTTTATGCGAATAAAACGTTTTGCTGCTGCTAATGTTTTGATGCCAACCGACTGTATTAAATAAACGAACGGCAATGCGCTACCGTCCATAATCGGGATTTCAGGAGAATCTATTTCAACAATTAAGTTGTCAATACCTAAACCTGCGGCAGCTGATAACAAGTGCTCGACGGTGGAAATCTTCACACCTTGTTCATTGACTAAGCACGTACACAAAGTTGTCTCGCCCACAGCTTCAGGCGTTGCTGAAATTTCAACAATCGGATCTAAATCTATGCGGCGAAAAACAATACCAGTATTGGCTGGCGCAGGACGGAGAGTCAACTGCACCTTTTCACCTTTGTGTAAACCAACACCAACGGCGGTTACACTGTCTTTTAATGTACGTTGTTTAATCATAAATGCCTTATTAAGCTTTTACTAACCTTGAAATGCACCGTCCTCTTTCGACGGGCGCACAATATAGCAGAAAAACATAACAAAATCAAAATATCAGCTTTTAGCTTCACATTATTTTACACACAACTGTTCAACCAGCTGTATCCTAGTCACATATTAATTCGAATAATATTAGCGATTATATACACTATTTTTATTCTCTGATGACAAAATTAACCGTTCAAATTAGTCAGCTTGTTTACGTAAAAATGCCGGGATATCTAAATAGTTCTCGATATCTGCTGCAGTTTGTACTTGAGCATTGCTGTCTTGCATTGTTATCGGCGCTGTATTTACTTCTGCCTGTGGGCTAGCAATAAATTCTTGGCCAACGGCAATAGGTGCAACAGTAGGAGCTGGATTTACTAGTGTTATATCTGGCTTGCGATCAGCACCAATACCGGTTGCAACTACAGTTACACGTAATTCATTAGTCATTTCAGGGTCGATAACCGCACCAACAACAACCGTTGCATTTTCAGAAGCAAAGGCCTTTACTGCATTACCCACTGTTTCAAATTCATCGATACTAATATCCATGCCAGCAGTAATGTTTACCAAAATACCGCGAGCACCAGCTAGGTCAACATCTTCAAGTAATGGACTCGAAATTGCAGCTTCTGCAGCTTCTTCTGCACGATCAGGACCCGATGCAATACCAGAGC from Colwellia sp. PAMC 20917 includes these protein-coding regions:
- the coaE gene encoding dephospho-CoA kinase (Dephospho-CoA kinase (CoaE) performs the final step in coenzyme A biosynthesis.) translates to MTIAKKIVIGLTGGIGCGKTTVANFFSDLGIDIIDADIAARKVVAPNSSALLQISQHFGKTFIMPDGSLNRALLRSQIFSNEADKQWLNNLLHPLIRQTMLEEIQQSQSPYCLLVAPLLIENNLQSLVARILVIDISESAQVKRAVLRDPSSSDEIKRIIASQISREDRLKHADDIIDNSSSDLSLIKASVIKLDQKYRNLATS
- the zapD gene encoding cell division protein ZapD; amino-acid sequence: MTKILYEHPLNERIRNYLKLEHLFAQAQDCLQRKISVSHQVFFNALFAIIDTLERNDVRGDLIKDLEKLEQNLVIWSQAPEIDDSILAENLQQTVELICLLKPNTPVWAQLKHDKFLATLKQRFAMQGGSSSFDLPQLQFWLHQDSEILAKDVQGWLALLEQVKSALDMILKFIRQRAEFKQIDTESGFYQDNGEGILLLRIKVDQKSPYYPTVSGNRLRYSIRFMSLCDETGRKYSNKATSFQLARC
- the yacG gene encoding DNA gyrase inhibitor YacG, translated to MTLKVSCPTCQKEVIWQPESQFRPFCCKRCQLIDIGEWADEGHKISQPLQGDIQLTEEMLDALEGEFLQSNKFFVEPE
- the mutT gene encoding 8-oxo-dGTP diphosphatase MutT, yielding MQKVVHVAVGVIMREELYFLTKRLDNAHQGGKWEFPGGKVEKDETVAQALHRELQEEVAIDVLSCYPLIEVSHDYGDKKVLLDVYVVDNFQHEPIAQEGQQSAWFTLAQLSQCDFPAANVAIVEKLLMNN
- the secA gene encoding preprotein translocase subunit SecA — translated: MFVKLMTKMFGSRNDRLIKQMNKEVLKINALEPVMEALSDEELKAKTAEFKERLAKEESLSSILPEAFAVVREASKRVFGMRHFDVQMIGGMVLNDGKIAEMRTGEGKTLTATLPSYLNALTGKGVHVITVNDYLATRDADWCRPLFDFLDMTVGCNIAGLASAEKQAAYNSDITYGTNNEFGFDYLRDNMAFSPEERTQKPLNFAVIDEVDSILIDEARTPLIISGQAEDSSELYRQINLVVPTLVLQNEEDKDKDTGQSKDFVEGDFTIDEKSKQIYLTEHGQIRIEEIMNEKGLIQDGDSLFSATNITLLHHVMAALRAHKLFQKDVDYIVKDDEIVIVDEHTGRTMEGRRWSEGLHQAVEAKEGVNIQNENQTLASITFQNFFRIYEKLSGMTGTADTEAFEFNHIYGLETVVIPTNQPMIRKDLADLIYLTADEKFEAILEDIKDCVERGQPVLVGTISIETSEFLSDFLKKAKIKHKVLNAKFHQQEAEIVADAGKVGAVTIATNMAGRGTDIVLGGNFDAIVAKLKDQSKESIAKAKEEWIIQHNKVLELGGLHIVATERHESRRIDNQLRGRSGRQGDAGSTRFYLSMEDALMRIFASERISNMMRKLGMEHGEAIEHPWVTRSIENAQRKVEGRNFDIRKQLLEFDDVSNDQRQVIYEQRNELMDEADIADVIKNIRTDVVTGIINQHIPQQSMEEMWDISGLEERFKGELSLEFPIAKWLEEDTKLHEETLREKLLAEVEANYTEKEEQAGADVIRQFEKAVMLQSLDSHWKEHLAAMDHLRQGIHLRGYAQKNPKQEFKRESFELFGELLETLKYDVISILSKVKIRAESDVEAVEEQHRKAEAIPKEYTHESASSTETKPEIQRVGRNEACPCGSGKKYKQCHGKLT
- a CDS encoding M23 family metallopeptidase, with translation MTLNKLHWLSAITVFALISGFVVHLIFSADDVPQAVPYALNSPAKIDPQQLTEPQLTALTMKLAELQSQVLRLNALGDRLASEASIPENEFNFQQLPPSGGPMLQSENHYKKPLAELLTEISTLEESLHHEENQLTTLESLTLGHHIESSSYLSGRPMIGGWLSSYYGVRKDPFSGKAAIHKGVDFAGKEGAAIIATASGVVSWASDRYGYGQLIEINHGRGLKTRYGHNKNLLVKVGDVVSKGQIIARMGSTGRSTGPHVHYEILRNNAQIDPIKFVYRKAK
- a CDS encoding DUF721 domain-containing protein; amino-acid sequence: MARKTRKPSDMSELFQSSKGTLAQIAAKTNSLTILSDIVRQTCPDLPADVWHIANFKQNSLVIEVTSAVWSQRLQFERMNICRELAIATDKAFDQIEIKVSPYRNKVVYQSEEKPAEPLHISQNTANQLLAIAKNAPESLRKKLEKLAKHADKNAI
- the lpxC gene encoding UDP-3-O-acyl-N-acetylglucosamine deacetylase, producing MIKQRTLKDSVTAVGVGLHKGEKVQLTLRPAPANTGIVFRRIDLDPIVEISATPEAVGETTLCTCLVNEQGVKISTVEHLLSAAAGLGIDNLIVEIDSPEIPIMDGSALPFVYLIQSVGIKTLAAAKRFIRIKKTVRVEEGDKWAELKPYHGFKINFAIEFEHPVISKTCQTMSMDLSSCSFIKEISRARTFGFMSDIEFLRSHDLALGGSLENAIVLDEYRMLNKDELRYDDEFVKHKILDAIGDLYMCGHSILGELNAFKSGHGLNNILLREVFKQKESWEWVTYEDETPSPIQYQEVTAAAF